TGTACAACAAAAACTTCAAGTAAGATCCGAGTCAAGAAATAGAACAACACACCTAGCATAACAGACACAGGAAGTGCTGGCAAAGCTTTCTGATAAAAAGCAAGTAGCAGCAGAGTAATACCAAGACCAGCTATAATTGCAAGGTAGCATGCATAAACTGTCATAAGATCATACATTGCTGCTCTACCAACTAGCACGCTGTAGAAAATAAAGTCTCCCAGCCCCAGCTTGATGGCACCAGAAGACCCCAATCCAATTCCCTCAAGAACCAAATTTTCACCAGAGACAGGTTCTTCTTGTCCATGTTGCACAACAATCATTCTGGAGTCCATCAGTGGCGCAGAAAGCTCAGAATCCCTCCCCGTAACTCGCCCCTCTTCAGCAATCAGCAATCCAGTGTCATGTTGCTCACTTCCAACAGAAATGGTCCCTGCAGTTGAATTTGAGGCCAAAACAGATCTAGCACCAGATTCTGAGTCAAACCCAGAATTTGAATCTACATTCTCACCCAAACCAGATTCAATACCCCTTCTTCTCCAAACCCTCCTCTGAACTACACGACCATTTGGGCCCGAACTGTGAGAAGTAAGTGGCCTAGCCTCGTAAACTAATGCGGGAATATCTTCATCCCTTGATATTGCAAGCTCAACCAAGAGTCTTAAAGGCCCTCCGGGCAGCAAAACTGCTGCAAGATCATACAATGCCATGGCAACCAAAAGCATCCAAGTAGTCCATTCAGGTAAAAGAGTAAACCAATAAGCAACCAACATCCCAATAACAACCAAATACGCTTGCGTCACAAAAATTGCCATTTTTGACATGAACACAGCCGCAACACCGACAGCCGCAAAATTATACAAAACCACAAAAAATGTGATGCAATCAAGGGGAAAATTGAAATCTCCGATAAGAAACAGGGCAATTTCACCGCCCATAAAGCCCAACACAACAAATGCGGAGAAACCCATATACAGTTTAAGAAATCTGGTGCATCTCAGATAAAATAAGAGCACCAGGATGAAGGTAACGACAGTGACAACAGCCACGAACACCAGAGAATTCAAAAAGGCGCCTGTGAATTTGTCCCAGGACGAGTCTGAGCTAGTTTCGGCGTAAGCCATGGTAGCTATGGTGCTGACGTATGGCGATGATGAGGATGAGGAAGAGTTGAGAACGCTTACCAGAAGGACCACCATGAACATGCAGGCGGAAACTGGTGCTATGATTCTGATGATTTCTTCACCAAGAGAGTCCAGGACGCCTGCGGATCTCGGGTTTTGATCCATGGAGGAGAAGGAGCGGGGGAGCGGGGGTTTCCCGGATTGGATCGATTTGGGTTTCTGGTGGAGAATGGTTGAACAACGAGCGTTAGATTTGCGAGTGTTTTGAACGGCAGACTGGCAGAGCAGGAAATACAAGGCCATTCGAGCTTGACCACCAGCAAAGTTAGATGAACTAAAACGACGTCAGACAACGGTTTTATGTTTAAATGAAAATCATTTTACTTCACGTCTTTTTAATTGGTGCAATTAACCATTCCTTCACTAATTTCACACAATTATATTTTCAGTGAAATTAGCTCCATGCCCTTAATAAAATTCTCGGGTTGTATAAAAAATATTGTttgggaaaagaaaataaataaaaaataagaaggaaaaattttttttgttgtattCTCTCTCCATCTatcttaaaatgaaaatttattctaATGCGATTAGAAACTAAGAAAAATCAATACTAATAacatgtaaaattaaattttttgtttattactttgatatttttttactttttttttctcacttttcttacTAACCAAACATGAAATAGTAGAGGTCTGTCTAGTTTTAGAAAATATATCTAAAGATTGTAACACATTAACTTAAGAGATTTAAATGTTGTGAAATAAACTGGGAGCTCAATTAATATTTTGAGAATTGATAAGGGGCGCAAAGtatactatttatatttttttttaatgaaaaatagtATAAACACCAATTGATAACTAGATAAACTTTACAACTCAATTGAGTGACAAAGAAGAAAaataggataataataataataataataataataataatagatactATTCAATCTATGAtatactcaaaaaaaaaattgcttaatGATTTTTAGGTGGAAGTTGATGCTTGTGTTGTTTATGTTTTAAACAAATGTTTGCTAGAAGCACTTATCTAAAGACACTACAAGAAGTCTGACAGACCAAAACCCAAATACTACATATCTTAGGGTGTTTGGATGCATTGTTTATATTTATGTATTTGATAcaatatagaaaaattaaagaataaaatagaaaaatgtATATTCGTTGGCTATAGGCGTAAAACTAAAGAACACAAACAACTCGATTTAGTTACtaggaaaatgaaaatttgcCAAGATATCAATTTCGATAAGTAATGTGCTTGGAATTAATCTACTAAAGAGCCAAAATCACCATCAAAgcctttcaaattttttatgaaaaaaaattaaaagtttggAGAGTCTTAGTTGATGGCTCATTTTTACAATTTTGCCTATTATTGTAGAGTCATTTAGTTATTATTGGTCAACAATGCCAATACTGCAATTTGTTAGCGAAATTATGTTATTGATAATGATGATAATTTAACTAATGAAGATGTTGTGAATTTCTTTTATTTGCATGTTGTTGTCCATCATCTTACGGAGAAGCTATCAAAAGATCGATGGATTCCATTTATAAATGAAAACATTTGcatgattgagaaaaataatacttgTGAACCACTACTCTTCTTCATAAGAAATGGGTGTTAAATAAATGCATGGGACTAAGTACAAGCCCAATAGAGAGTGTGAAATGGGAGCAGCCTAAATTGTGAAAATGGGGTTATAGGAGAGCAATCCAAGCATCGTGCTGCTAGGTGAAGTGGTGGAGTGTTGCACCCTAAATGGCGAGAGGCCAATAGCTGAAAGCATCACTAGCTTGCATTGTGACCCATATAGCATGGGACACGTGGAATCCCATGTGAAGACATTGAACATTAAGTATCCTTGTATTCAAGACTTAGTGCGTGAGAAAGAAATTATAATTGAATTTTATTTGATTGAATATCATGTTAgaaatattttacaaaaccacTCAAAGTGATTACTTTCATGAAACTCAAAGAATTGATGGACATGATTAGTTTTGAGTAACTTGGTCTAGAAAGGAGGGCATATGTAGAAAATAAACTAAGTTTCTCTTTGAGTTCCCATATTTAGTTTTAATTGTGTAGGAAATTTTAACtatctaaaaagtatttttatttatttgtatatgttttcatatttagttttatatttatatgaaacCACGGGCGTATAAGGAGTCTAAACTATTTATTATATGAGTTTCCAAAATTAGTTTTTGTGTTTATAAGAAACCCTAAGTATATGGTTAAGGAGTCTTATGtgtatattttcatatgattgtTGGTCAACAATCCTTGTATTGTGTAAAGGAACAAACAACAATGATAttgttttcaatatatatatatagtttttttaCTGTTTTTTCTCTGTCTTCTTTGAAACCAAAAGTAAGCTAGAACATCCgaacttcaaaacaaaaataatCTAACAAAATATAAGATTGAAATATGACGTTATAAATGCATTTTGCCTAATGATggtgaataaaaatatttataataagaAAACAAAGGGGCATCTTGAGATGTAGCTCAAGGTATTAAGGCTGGGGGGCTACTTAGGGATTGTAACTCTTGAGTAAACAGGAGAATAAAGAAGTACAACTCCTGTAACTCTCTTTAAATTAAAGGCACTCATCGAAAAGGTCTTTTACTACTATAAAAGGGGACTCCTGGTGAATGTAAGACATTTCATGAACACTTCTTGCATTGTTGTCATATTGTCTTTTACTTTTTTTGTCCTAACTTAAACATAGAAAATCTCTCTTAGGATACACCCTAGGTCTTCCAACCTTTTTCTATTATCTCTTTTCAAGAAATTAAGTTTGCAATCATTCAAGTAAATGTCATCGACAAGAATTTGATGCCTATCATGGGTCAGAAGAAGTATAACTGACATAAGATCATTGTGACCTTGTATAATTCCAATTGTTATTTAAAGGGGAACAAACAATTCTCCCTTGTCTATCCAACTACCACAACTTGTCATTTCAATGCAAATGGGAATAATTCGAATGAAGTAATTTTTAGCTTTTCAAATGGGGGTGGCGACTATGCATTGGGAGATTTCGCAATAGAAAAAGGATTCCTTGGACCACATCacgaaaaggaaaagaaattcaggcaccatagaaaaaaaaaaactcaaaaatcacTTCAGAGTAGGCGAAAATGATAGCAACCTCAGATACTAACAAAATATGGAtatcaacaaatattttttattggcGTAAAAAGAAAAGCTCAAGAAGATTGATGATTGACTTGAGCAAATGATGGAGATTCCTTTACTTTCAAAGTCAATATGTCGAATTTCAATAAGTATGATGATACCCTGGATTTAGTGGATCATCTAGATACATTCAAAATGCTAATATGTTGCCTAAGCGAACAATGGGTGTTGTTATGTATAAAGCCTATGCAACAATTTTGAATCGGCATGCTTGGTCTTCATATTGAGCATCAAAAACAAGGTTGTTAAGGACTTTTGTTGACATGGAGCAGTAATTCATAAAACATTTCTTCACTAGTTGAACGAGAGCCAAGACTTCAGATTGCCTCGTGAGATTGGTACAAAATGAGAATGAGTCATTAAAGGAGTTTTTGTGTCAATCACTAGCACTAATTTAAATGTCAGGAATCTAAACCATGGATTAGGAGGGACAAATTTAATGATATCACTTCGTTATAGGGAGTTCTTGGCATCACTAGGTAAGAAACCTCGAAACAAATATAAGTGAATCGATGACTCAAGCAcgaaaaatatatatcaacctAGATGATGATGAAGATCAAGAAAAAGATCATGAAGAACAACGGAGAGGGGTAAGTTAATGAAATGAAAGCATCTTAAACTAAGGATTTGCGTGGAAAAAAATGTTGTTAGGAGTTAAGTCATATTGCACTGAGGTAAGAAGTATTTCCAATTAACATCCATCATTTGAAACACAAGTGTCTAATGGTTAAACGgacttaaaaaataataaaaataaaaagttaaagCATGGGTAACTTATCAGCCCCCAAATAGGAGTATCTTGGCTCCAATTAAGGAAGTCAGATAATCAAGGGACCTCAAGCATGTTTTATGTGAATTAGGCTTCTAGTTGATGATGACAATTATTTATTTTGAGTACTTTGAATCACTCAATGAGTTTGAGTTCCCTTCCTAATTTATTTACTAGTAGCAAagcattttgtaattttttttaaaaaattctaaatgATTCAGTTATAAAAATAATACTTTTCATTTAAACATGACAAACAAATAGGATAGCTCTAGTAATATGGTTAGATATAGAGAATATAGAAAAACCATTAATAAAAGCACATGGGGTAATTTGATTATAATGTGACAGGGTGTTCTCTTTTTAGTGATATCTgaatttaggaaaatatattataaaaaaatagcCTTAAAAGCTTGCAATACTAGTTTAATAGGCCAACTAGGTTCGCATGATAAAATCATCGAAGTAGAGATGAGTTTTGCTTATAAATGGATGAGCTTAACTTTGTTACAAATACCACAACAATTAATACAGAAATCACAACAATTAAGATTTACATCTACAACTATATCTTTCCCAAATTAATTTCTCACAACTCATGTCAACAATCCCCCTCAAGTTGATGCACACAAGTCTCTCATGCACAACTTGTTGAGTGAGTTGTGAAACTCTTTACTTGATTCCACCTTTGTGAGTATGCTTGCTAGTTGGTGTTCAGACTTCAAAAATGGAAATCgaattatttttgtttccaagtTTTTCTTAATAAAATGTCGATCCACTTTCACATGTTTTGTGTGGTCATTTTGGATTGGATCGTGAGATATTGCAATGGTAGTTTTGTTGTCACAAAAGAGATCCATTTCTGAAGTAGAGGTGAACCTAGTTCAGTAAGGAGTCTCTTGATCCAGAGTAGTTCACAAAACCCTTTTGCCATTCCACGGAATTCTACGAAAGTGCTACCACCTTTTGCTTCTTGCTTCTCTATGTAACAAGATTCCCACCAACAAACAAAAAATAACCTAAAGTAGATTTTCTGTCTAAGATATTTCCAGCCCAGTCTGTATCTATATAGCCATTAATTCTTAAATAACTATTCTTTGAAAACATAAGTCCCTTCCCAGCCGAGGACTTCAAGTATCTCAGTATTTAGGTTACATCATCCATATGATCTTCACTAGGATTATGCATGAATTGGCTAACTATGCTTTCAACATATGCAATGTTCGAACAAGTATGTGAGAGGCATATAAGTTTGCCAACTAAGTTTTGGTACCTCCCTTTAGCCAACTAAGTTTTGGTACCTCCCTTTATCTTTTGGTACTTGATTTAAGTATTATCCAAGTCCATGGTTTTGAACAATTGGAGTATCCACTAGTTTGCTTTTCAACATTCCTACCTTAGTTAATACATCCAACACATACTTCCTTTGGAAAAGAAATATTTCTTGTCTAGACCTAGCAACTTCAATTCCCAGAAAGTATTTGTGTTTTTCCAAgttctttcatctcaaatttagTGGCCAACTCCTTCTGTGATCTAGATATTTCTCCTTTATCGTCTCTTGTGATAGTTATGTTATCCACATGGACTATCAACATGGTTATCTTGTCCAATTTGTGCTTTAGGAACGGTGCATAGTCTGAGTTTACATTTTCTAAGAATACGTATTTATTTTagttatttaaaatatttttatcatacGTTAGAGAGAAATTTTAGATttgatttgtatgaatttggatagaatgtaatataaaattatgttaaatttgATACAAatctatttaaatttaaatttaaaatctgaaACTGTGTCCCCAATATAAAATTTTTCActagaaattataattttatatatatatattttctaataaCCTTTTTTTACATGAAATCAAACAACATTTTTAATCATTTCCTTTTTAACCTTTTCATTTTAataatttcttttcaaaataaatcaaaagaTATTTATGACAGAGCAGTGGGCCTCCTCAAATAGGATCGGCACGTCACAGGCGCATGCATCCAACGGCTGCCCCCGTCCGGAAGCATATCCAACGGACCAAATTGATTTTCTCATtgcaaataatatatatatacacacatatattcTCCCAGATATATATCTCCTAAACCCTCTTCAATCAAAAGCTCTAGGGTTTAGTCTCGGAGCATAGCAGCGAAGCGAAGCGTGGGAGTCCACGCTGCAGGTATGTCTTCACCTTCCACAAACCCTAATTCGTAGATTTTGCTTCCgattttttgttttgatttgtttatcATTTATCTATCTTCTGATTCTGATTCCATGAGCTAGTTTAATTCAGTACGCGGTACTCTCTCTCTCCGCGTGCGTGCGTGTGTGATCGGTTAACGTTAATGTTGATGATTAAAGCTTGTTTGCTATTGTCCATTTCGATGCGATCTTCTAACATTTCCTCTCTTTCACAAACATATGCGCGTGCTATTTGTCTTAACGATACTGTTCTGGAAATGAAGGGTTCTCTTTCGCTGTGCGCATAGTACCTTGCAGAAGATATCATAAGATGATCACTGTTTGTCTCTCAAACTTGACTGCTgctaaattttaaatgttttatccCCTCGGATAATCAGTCTGAAGACATACTtccatttgtgtgtgtgtgtgtgtgtgtgtgtgtgagagagagagagagagagagagagctgtttGTTAATGGTACTCTATTGGAATGTGGAGTTCTCTTTTGCTGTGAGCATAGTACTCTGTAATAATCAATATTTGACTCTTAATCTTGACTCCTGCTTATTATGAATGTGTTAGCCACGGATAACCAACCAATAGGATTTAGGAAGACATACTTCAGTTGAATAAGTTGAATCAGTTCTATTTTTTCTGATAAATACGCTTTAGCCACCTCAGATTTGGCCTGATTCCACTTTCTTCACCTGTAGTTTAAAAAATTGATATAGAAACAAGGTAGGTTAAGGTCTGGAATTCACAAATATTTAAGTAATTATGTGTAGGTAGGTTATTTTTTAAAGCAACAAGCAAATAACTAAACCATAGTGGGtatattataatcataaattTTGGGTTTTGTGCTCTTTTACTTCTGTATGTGCATAGCGGGGCTCAATTGGGAATTCTGTTAAATGGAATAAACACTAGTGAGTTGAGTATAACCTTTTTGCTTTGGAGGGTTAAGTGAAAATGAACTTTCTACTGATGAGTAAAATGTAAATGTAATCATCCCTTTCTTTCTA
The Malania oleifera isolate guangnan ecotype guangnan chromosome 13, ASM2987363v1, whole genome shotgun sequence DNA segment above includes these coding regions:
- the LOC131146560 gene encoding presenilin-like protein At2g29900, with the translated sequence MALYFLLCQSAVQNTRKSNARCSTILHQKPKSIQSGKPPLPRSFSSMDQNPRSAGVLDSLGEEIIRIIAPVSACMFMVVLLVSVLNSSSSSSSPYVSTIATMAYAETSSDSSWDKFTGAFLNSLVFVAVVTVVTFILVLLFYLRCTRFLKLYMGFSAFVVLGFMGGEIALFLIGDFNFPLDCITFFVVLYNFAAVGVAAVFMSKMAIFVTQAYLVVIGMLVAYWFTLLPEWTTWMLLVAMALYDLAAVLLPGGPLRLLVELAISRDEDIPALVYEARPLTSHSSGPNGRVVQRRVWRRRGIESGLGENVDSNSGFDSESGARSVLASNSTAGTISVGSEQHDTGLLIAEEGRVTGRDSELSAPLMDSRMIVVQHGQEEPVSGENLVLEGIGLGSSGAIKLGLGDFIFYSVLVGRAAMYDLMTVYACYLAIIAGLGITLLLLAFYQKALPALPVSVMLGVLFYFLTRILLEVFVVQCSMNLLLF